From the genome of Devriesea agamarum, one region includes:
- a CDS encoding demethylmenaquinone methyltransferase — protein sequence MMRADMDKRPFDVARMFDQVASRYDLLNDVLAVGQVRRWRRSMVQALALPAGARVLDLAAGTGTSTAALRAAGFDAVAADFSPGMIKEGRRRNPGIEFVQADATALPFEDASFDAVTISFGLRNVVRPRAALAEMARVVRPGGPVLICEFSTPTWRPWRTVYFEYLVRAMPKVARLVSSNPAAYDYLAESIMSWPNQAELREWMLEAGLQRCQYRNLSGGIVALHRGYVGVM from the coding sequence ATGATGCGTGCGGACATGGATAAACGGCCTTTCGATGTTGCCCGGATGTTTGACCAGGTGGCATCCCGATACGACCTCTTGAACGACGTTTTAGCTGTCGGGCAAGTCAGGAGATGGCGTCGGAGCATGGTGCAAGCATTGGCTTTGCCTGCTGGCGCCCGGGTGTTGGATCTGGCGGCTGGGACGGGAACCTCAACGGCTGCTCTGCGTGCTGCTGGGTTTGACGCGGTGGCTGCAGATTTTTCTCCCGGAATGATTAAAGAGGGGCGGCGTCGCAACCCCGGCATCGAATTTGTTCAGGCCGACGCCACGGCTCTCCCGTTCGAGGATGCGAGTTTTGATGCGGTCACCATCAGTTTTGGCTTGCGCAATGTGGTGCGTCCGCGCGCGGCCCTCGCGGAGATGGCCCGGGTAGTCCGCCCCGGAGGTCCAGTGCTGATCTGTGAATTCTCAACTCCGACCTGGCGACCGTGGCGCACTGTCTATTTCGAGTACCTGGTTCGGGCCATGCCTAAGGTGGCCCGCTTGGTTTCGTCGAATCCGGCTGCTTACGACTACTTGGCAGAGTCGATCATGTCGTGGCCAAATCAAGCCGAACTGCGGGAGTGGATGCTTGAGGCTGGGTTGCAGCGGTGCCAATACCGGAACTTGAGCGGCGGCATTGTTGCCCTTCACCGGGGCTATGTAGGGGTTATGTAG